From Cucumis melo cultivar AY chromosome 1, USDA_Cmelo_AY_1.0, whole genome shotgun sequence, a single genomic window includes:
- the LOC103490233 gene encoding uncharacterized protein LOC103490233, whose translation MVGFPSTKSTKYHTRSNSLPSRPHPLFSQCDEHLTRLRDYESTPASSTSSISQQLSGLEDLHECVEKLLLVPSIQEAFVRHCGEKWVDELLDGSLRLLDMCSSAKDALIHTKECVRELRSAIRRRSEMTNEIKKYLASRKVVKRAIQKALDTNKSIERKSDTTVDGNDYDTTAMVSLLKEVEATGLRMFESLLFLISGKKTKTKSSWSILSVMNSKREVCPEVDAEFNEFSNMDNALNSVICQKTNKCKDTTQVSENVQNHLEKLDLSTQDLEQTTERLFRRLIKTRVSLLNILNN comes from the coding sequence ATGGTTGGCTTTCCTTCAACCAAGAGTACCAAATACCATACTCGCTCAAACAGCTTGCCATCCCGACCACACCCTCTCTTTTCACAATGTGATGAGCACTTGACTAGACTAAGAGATTATGAATCAACTCCTGCCTCATCAACATCCTCTATAAGCCAACAGCTAAGTGGCCTCGAGGATTTGCACGAATGTGTTGAAAAGTTACTTTTGGTACCCTCCATTCAAGAAGCTTTTGTTAGACATTGTGGAGAGAAATGGGTTGATGAGTTGTTGGATGGATCTCTTAGGCTGCTTGATATGTGCAGTTCAGCCAAGGATGCTTTGATCCACACAAAGGAATGTGTCCGTGAGCTTCGCTCTGCCATTCGACGAAGATCTGAGATGACAAATGAGATTAAGAAATACTTGGCCTCTAGAAAAGTTGTAAAGAGGGCAATCCAAAAGGCCCTTGATACTAATAAGAGCATCGAAAGAAAAAGCGACACAACAGTTGACGGTAACGACTATGACACTACAGCAATGGTTAGTTTGTTGAAGGAGGTGGAAGCAACTGGTCTTAGAATGTTTGAGTCCTTACTTTTCCTTATCTCAGGGAAGAAGACAAAGACAAAATCTAGTTGGTCAATTCTTAGTGTAATGAACAGCAAAAGAGAAGTCTGTCCTGAAGTAGATGCAGAATTCAATGAATTTTCCAATATGGATAATGCATTGAACTCTGTTATATGCCAAAAGACAAACAAATGCAAAGATACAACTCAAGTGTCTGAGAATGTCCAAAATCATCTTGAAAAGTTGGATCTAAGCACTCAAGATTTGGAACAAACAACTGAGCGCTTGTTTCGACGTTTGATCAAAACTAGAGTCTCCCTTCTCAACATCCTCAACAACTAG
- the LOC103490234 gene encoding NAC domain-containing protein 6-like encodes MAHETDLPGFRFHPTEEELLNFYLKHVVSGKRLQFDPIGILNLYQHDPWDLPGLARIGEREWYFFVPRDRKLGGSGRPNRTTKNGYWKATGSDRKIVSLSDPKRLIGLRKTLVFYLGRATRGTKTDWIMNEYRFPDNSPLPKDMVLCKIYRKATSLKVLEQRAAKEEEDAKPFQASYSPPASPFETISFCSQQEAMVSSVTPTHEVLDKEVEVATMVDEIQEDKAVEPKISCTSLQIPSELEKLTELQVPKLDMDWSQDLFWTQFNSPWLQTLTPYASMLNF; translated from the exons ATGGCACATGAAACTGATCTTCCTGGATTTAGATTCCACCCTACAGAAGAAGAACTTCTTAATTTTTATCTCAAACATGTTGTCTCTGGGAAGAGATTGCAGTTTGATCCTATTGGAATTCTTAATCTCTACCAACATGATCCTTGGGATTTGCCTG GATTGGCAAGGATTGGAGAGAGAGAATGGTACTTTTTTGTGCCAAGAGACAGGAAGCTAGGTGGGAGTGGGAGGCCTAACAGAACAACCAAAAATGGTTACTGGAAAGCAACCGGGTCGGATCGAAAAATTGTTAGTTTATCGGATCCGAAACGACTCATTGGATTGAGAAAGACACTTGTGTTCTACTTGGGAAGAGCAACTAGAGGAACCAAGACCGATTGGATCATGAATGAGTATCGTTTTCCCGACAACTCTCCATTGCCAAAG GACATGGTACTATGCAAGATCTATAGGAAAGCAACTTCCTTGAAAGTCCTAGAGCAAAGAGCAGCCAAAGAAGAGGAAGATGCAAAGCCTTTTCAAGCTTCCTATTCACCACCTGCATCTCCATTTGAGACCATTTCATTTTGCAGCCAACAAGAAGCTATGGTTTCTTCTGTAACACCAACCCATGAAGTTCTTGACAAAGAAGTAGAAGTGGCAACCATGGTGGATGAAATACAGGAAGATAAAGCAGTGGAGCCAAAAATTTCCTGCACATCGTTGCAAATCCCATCAGAGCTTGAGAAACTTACTGAGCTTCAAGTTCCAAAATTGGACATGGACTGGTCCCAAGACTTATTTTGGACCCAATTTAACAGCCCATGGCTTCAAACTTTGACCCCATATGCCAGTATGCTCAATTTCTAA